In Tautonia rosea, the genomic window TCACGCTCGGCTGGAAGATCGGAGCAAATTGCTGGCCGTACGGATCATACGGATCGGCACGTTTCCCGAGTTCGCGAGGGACCACCCCGAGGACCAGACCCAGTACGAAGACCACCGCCGCGACCTTGCCTGAGTTCGACTTCCCGCGAACCCACCACGAAGCGACCGCTGCGGGGACCAGGCCTGCCATCGTAAAGACAACCATCGTGTCGAGATAAAGGCCGAGTCCGCACCAGAGGCCCAGCAGGCCCGATCGCCAGGCACCTCCCCTGGTCAAACACCCGACCATCCCCGCGAAGGCCGCCGCGTGCCAGGCGAGTGTCAGCAGATGCCCGCCGGTGATCCGTCCCGAAAGCCAGACGGTTCCGACCGACGAGAAGACCAGAGGGACGATCGCCCAGCAGGCCACCCCTGCGCCGAACGCTCGCCAGGCCAGAACGAAAGTGGCCGTGATGACCAGGAGCCAGGCCACCAGGCCGCCGCTGACCAGCGTGGCCGGGCTCACTCCGTACAGCAAGGCCTGGGGATAAGAGAGCAGGACCGGCAGGATCCCCATGTGAGGGGTGCCGGGATAATGCCATCGCCAGGAACCGTTGACGGCATCGAGCAAGGTCAAACCATCGACGGCGAGGTCGCTGTCGAGGTGGTCGGCCGCAGCGAGGATCAAGGGGATTCGCAGGACCGAGGTCCAGAGCAGGCCCATCGCCAGCACCAGCCAGGGCCATCGGGGAGAACGGTCGGAGGACGGCGAAGCGTTGGGGGTGGTCATTCGAGAAGGGCCGAAGCGAGAAAGAGGGCGGGCGGGGGTGATCGAAAATCAACGGATTAAGGAGTTATACCGCGTCATTGGAACCGATGCGATCGAGGGGACGATCAAGCACGGGTCATTGGGGTTTACGTCGTTGTGGCTTGGGATTCGTGCTCAGACCTCCTGGCAAGGGGTCGGAGGGAGGTTCGCTGTGAGTCGGGTCGAGTCGGAGGGTAGCCAGGATGGTATCCCAAACTTCGCGGCAACGGGGAGCGTCGTTTTCCCAGAAGTCGAAGGTGATGAGCGGTTGGAGGTGCCCGCACCGAGCGATGCAGGTGCGGGAGAACGCTGGCCGGGCTTCTTTCGGGTCCATGAAGCGGATCTCGGACCAGGCGCCCTCGATCGCGCCGTGAGAAAAGGTGAACACGTCTCCTCGTTCCAGAACGAAACGGGTTTCCTGCTGAAGAAGTGTCTCGATCATGGTCGTGATGGGGAGCCGGCTCCAATCGACGTTTGGATTCAGGTGAAAGATGGTGATCTGCAACGTGCAGTCGTCGTCGGGTGGCTGACGGTCGTGCAGCTTCAGGGTTCCGTTCTTGTCGGAAATCAGGACCCAGTCGTGCGGGTAATCAAAAGGGACGGCGTTGCGGTTGCTGACCAGCACATCACAACCGGGATGTGTTTCTCTGCCGTGTTCATCCTTCAATCGAAGCGGCTTTTTCACCCAATCGGCCATGACGGAAGACTCCGGAAGCGGTCGGATCATGGAAATCCGTCAAACGAAGAACTCGGCGACACCGCAGCGAAAGCCGGGGAGTTCGGGAATGTTCTCGACCGTGTCGTCCGGGCCGCGAATCTGCGGAACCGGGTCGTCGGCGCGGTCGATCCTCAGGGTCCGACGTTCCGGGTGGAGGACCCAGATCATGGGAACCCCCGCGTTGAGGTACTCGGAGAGTTTCTCTCCCAGCGTTCCGGGGCGGTCGTTCGGGGAATCGACCTCAACGTCGAGATCGGGCACGACGGGGGGGAATTTCGTCCCAACGACCTGCGTCCTCGGCCATCGTTTATCCCGAGGAATGAGGACGTCGCCGCCACGGACTGTGTCAGGATTTGGCTCGGTCAGCACGACAGTGTCGTGACTCAGCACATCACCGAATCCGGTGTCCCGCCCGTACTTGCTCAGAAGCGAGGTCACATTTGCGCAAACGAATCCCTGGCCAGGGCTTGGTGACGTCACCTCGAGAATCTCGCCTCGAACCAGTTCATACTGGCCGTCCCCAAGGTCCATCTTCAGGAACTGTTCGACGGTGATGAGGCGGGGTCTGGTCTCGGTCGCCATCGGTTGGCTCCGGAGAGATCGAGTGGGAGAGAGTGTTCGAGGCGGCTTCGGAATCGCTCAGACGGCGCCGGCCATCGCGTCGAGCTGGACGACGGATCGCCCTTGCTCCTTGGCGAGGTAGTCACGGCCTTTCTTGATGCGGATGAGATCCCAGGGAAGCACCTCGTCGACGCCTCGGGTACGGTGGACGTAGAAGTCGAGGTCGATGCCGAGATCGTCGAAGGTCTGCCACCAGAGTTGCGGGTTGAAGTGTTCTCGCCAGGCGTCGAGCCGGGCTCCGCGGCGCCAGGCCTCTTCGAGGGCAGGGGCGAGGCGGCGGTCGCCTCGGGTGAGCACGCCTTCGAGCATGCTCGTATCAATGTCGTGGCACTTGATCTTGACCGATCGCATTGAGACTTTCGATCGCAAGTACTTGTGAGCCCATTCGAAGTACTCGCGCCGTTGCATGCCGTTCCATTGGTACGGTGTGGCCGACTTGGGTACGAAGTTCGAGACGCTCGCGGTGACTTCGACGTAGCGGCCGGTTTCTTCCTTGCCGATCCGGGAGATGATCTCGGCCATCTCGACGATGCCGTCAAGATCGACCGGGCGTTCGCCGGGTAGACCGCACATGAAGTAAAGCTTGACCTTGCGCCAGCCACGTCGGAAGGCTTCGCGGCAACCGTCGTAAAGGTCCTGATTCTTGACGGGCTTGCGTATCTGCTCACGCATGTCGTCGCGGGCGACTTCGGGAGCGAGGGTCAGGCCGCTTCGTCGGCCTTCTTGCAACAGGGCCGGGATTTTCTTGAGCATCTCAGTGATTCGGAGGCTTGGCAGCGAGATCTTCACGCCGAGCGGGGTGAACACCTCGCTCATCCGGGTCACGAGTTCCTCGAATTTCGGGTAGTCGCTCGTCGAGAGGGAGAGGAGGCTGATCTCGTCGTACCCGGTGTTCTTGTAGGTTTCGAGCGCGGCGTTGACAATCGTCTCGACTGAGCGATACCGGAGAGGACGCTTGATGGTTGTGCTCTGGCAGAAGCGGCATTGCCAGGGGCAGCCACGCATGATCTCGATGGCGATGCGGTCGTGCGCCGTCTCGACGAACGGGACGACGGGACTGGTGGGCAACGGAGAGGCGTCGAGGTCGGTCTCGACGCACTGGCGGATCGAGTCGGGCACGTCGTCCCGGGTGCGGACGGTGTCGATCTGAATCCCGTCTTCGTTGTAAATCGGCTCGTAGAAGCGAGGGACGTAGGCCCAGTCGACGGTGCTGGCGATCCGGGCGAGCTTCTCGGCCCGGCTGAGGCCTGAGCCTTGCATCGCCTTCCACTGTTCGCTGACGAAGGGGAGGCTTGGCTCACCGTCGCCGAGCACGAAGAGGTCGATGAACGGGGAGATCACTTCCGGATTCTGAGCGCCGGGGCCTCCAGCGATGACAAGGGTGTCGTCTGGCCCGCGGTCCTCGGCGTGGAGAGGAATGCCGCCGAGATCGAGCATGGTCAGGATGTTGGAGTAGCTGATCTCATACTGAAGCGTGAAGCCGAGCACGTCGAAGCGGTTCAAGGGGGTGAAGGTTTCCAGCCCGTAGAGGGGGACCCCGTGGTTCCGAAGGGCGGCCTCGAAGTCGGGCAAGGGGGTGAAGGCTCGCTCACAAGCCCATCCGGCCGCGTTCATGATGCTGTAGAGCACCTGAAGGCCGTGGTGGCTCATGCCCATCGCGTAGGTGTCGGGAAAGGCGATGCAGACCGACCCTCGGCAGCGGCGGTGGTCCTTGCGAACGCTGTGCAGCTCGCCGCCGAGATATTGAGCCGGCATCTGGACGTTGGGCAGGATTCGAGAGGTCACGAGGTCTTTGAGCGGCGTGTTCAACATCGTGATCGTACTTCGCTGCGGTCCAAGAAGCGCGGCGGGGCGAGGCCGCGAGGGGTCGAACGAGGCAGGGATCGAAACCCCGGGGGTCCCCCGAGAGCTGCGCGTCTGAGAATGCTCTGGCAATCGACGGCGTATCCCCTGCCCGGCACCATCATACCCGGCCGAGCCCGGGTTTGGACAGTTCCCGCGCCGATCGGCTTGCGAGAAGCGATTTTCGGTCGTGGAAGGATTATCGATTGGCGCGAAGTATGCATGACTTGTCGATCCCGACCGACCGCGCTGCGACGATGAGCGGCAGATCGATCAGGACGGGCTTGGTGATCGCCCGGAGCACGGAGGGCTTGGTTGATTCGGGCAGGTCCGCTGTACGCAGCTTCGAAAGCCTGGCACACCGGGATCTCCATCTCGCGGCCGGGCTGGAGATGGGAGCGTTGCTCCTCCTAATTGGCGGGGAGCGAGCGAAACGGCCGCCCGAAGACCCCTGGGAGTTCCGTCGAAGAACCGAAGACGATCTTCTGCAAGACCACCGATGACGAGGGATTCCGAGTTCATGAAAACACCATCGAACCTCCTGAGTTCGCTCTGGAACAGCTTGCGAACGAGCCTCTGGTTCGTGCCCAGCCTGATTGTCCTGAGCATGATCGTGCTGGCAATTGTGCTGGTTTACGGCATCGGCACGCTTGGCGAGAGCTTCGTGGATCGCTTTCCGAAGACCTTCGGCGCTGGGGCTGATGGTGCTCGGGGTTTGCTCACGGCAGTGGCCTCTTCGATGATCACGGTGGCCGGCGTGACCTTTTCCATCACGATCGTCGTTCTGTCGCAAACGGCGAGCCAGTACTCGCCTCGGATCCTCCCGAACTTCATGCGAGACCGGTTCAACCAGGCCGTGCTCGGGACGTTTGTGGGAATCTTTGCCTATTGCCTGGTCGTTGTCCGAACGATCCGAGGTGGGGAAGACGAGTTCGTACCGTCTCTGGCGGTCCTTGTCAGCGTCGTGCTGGCGCTGATCGGGGTGGGCGTTCTGATTGCCTTTATCCATCACATTATCGCGTCGATCCAATCGGGTCAGATCATTGCCGATGCGGCCCAGGAGACGCTCCATGCGATCGATCACCTGTTTCCCGAGCCGCTCGGAGAGCCTCTGCCGGAAGACCGCGATCCGGCGATCCCCCGATTTCTTGGGTCCACGGCGTGGCTGCCGATTCCTGCCAGGAGTTCCGGTTATCTCTGTCGAGTCGACAGCAAACCCCTGATGGAACTGGCCGAACGCTTGAAGGCCGTAATTCGAATGGAGTATGCGCCGGGCGATTTCTGTGTGGTCGGGATGCCCCTGGTGTCGATCGCAAGCGGTCCGGCGACGGGACACCCCAAAGGAGATGTCGAAAATCGTCAAGCCATTCTGGACATGGTCGAAGGCGAGGATCAGGACGACGAGGCAAAACTCCGTCAGATTGCCAGGGAACTCGACGCGCTTTACAGCTTCGGTCGGAACCGGACCGTGGGACAGGATGTCGGCTTCGGCATTCAGCAGCTTGTCGACATCGCGTTGAAAGCGCTTTCGCCGGGAGTCAACGAAACGACCACCGCAGTCACCTGCATTCACCATCTGACCCTCATCAACTCCCGGCTCGCCTCTCGGAAAATCGAGACGCGCCAGCGTGCCAAGGATGGCTGTTTGCGGGTCATCGCCCAGAAGCCGACCTTTGAGAGCATGCTCAGCCTGTCGTTCGAAGAAATTCGCCGCAACGCGGCAGGCAATGTCTCGATCCTGGAAGAACTGTTCGTTGCCATGAAAACGATTGGCGTGTTTGCCCGCGACAACGATCGGCGACGGACGGTGCTGGCGCACGTCATCGCGATCGCCGAACTGGCGGACCAAAGCGTATCGGCGCCCTCAGACCGAGCCGGGATGGAACCTCGGATTCGCCAGGTTCTCGAATCGCTCGGCGATCCGAACGCGGGGTCCTGGACGATGGGGGACGGTCCCTCGAATGATGGTGCGTCGTAAGCTTGTAAACGACACCTGAACCTCGGGCCGAAACGGACAATCGCCGTTGGCTCGGTTTTTCCCTATGATTGACGATGACGTTTGATCGAACGGAATCGGACGCAATGGGCACAGTGACGAGGATTCCTTGAGACGATTCGCCATGATTCGCCCCACCGTGCTCTGGTTGACCTTGATCGCATTCGCCGGCTGCGCTGAGGGTCCTGATCAGACCCTGCCTTCGAAGCCGATCGAGTTCGATGACGCGGCATCGGCATCGGTCCCGGCCGGTGATCCGCTCCCCACGGTCAGGGATACAAGACGGATCGAAACGCACTGATGAGAAACGCGGAGGACCTGACGTTGGCGGACGATCGGCCGCTCGTGGCGCTGACGATGGGAGATGTGGCCGGGGTCGGTCCCGAGGTGATTGCCCGGGCCTGGCCCGATTCCCCCCTCCGAGCCCTGGCCAGGCCGGTCGTGATCGGCTGCGCCGAGGCGTTGCAACGGGCGGTCGTCTCGTGCAGTCTCGACCTGGAGGTCAGGAGGGTTGATCGTCCCGAGTCGGCCGAACCGACCGATCAGATCATTCCTTGCCTGGAGGTTCCGGGGGTTGATGTCCTTGATGTGCCGCTGGGGAAGGTGGATGCCCGGGCTGGTCGGGCGGCGTATGAGTTCCTGATCACGGCGATCGACCTGGCCCTGGCCGGTCGGGTCGACGCGATCACGACGATGCCCTTGAACAAGGAGTCGCTCCACGCCGGTGGCGTGCCCTATCCGGGACATACGGAAATCCTGGCCGATCGCTGCCGGGTTCCTCGCCACGCGATGATGCTCTACCTGCCGCCTCGCGAAGGATCGCGCGAGGGGCTAGGGGTGATCCACGTCACCCTGCACGTCCCTTTGCGCAAGGTTTTTGACTTGCTGACGGTCGATCGGGTTGTTGAAACGATCGTCCTTGCCTCCGAGTCGATGCGGCCGTTGCTCGATGGGCGTGTCCCTCGAGTCGCGGTTGCGGGTTTGAACCCGCACGCCGGAGAGCACGGATTGTTCGGGGACGAGGAGATCCGGATCATCGGCCCGGCCGTGACTCGGGCTTCGGCCGAAGGGGTGAGCGTCGAGGGGCCGATCGCGGCCGATACCCTCTTCGCCCGAGCCCTGGACGGCGAGTTCGACGCCGTGGTCGCCATGTATCACGATCAGGGCCACGTGGCCCTGAAAACCATTGGCTTTGACCAAGCAGTGAACATCACGCTCGGCCTGCCCATTGTCCGAACGAGCGTTGCGCACGGCACAGCCTTCGACATCGCCGGGATGGGGATTGTCCGGACCGACAGTCTGATCGCCGCGGTTCGGGTGGCGGGGCAACTGGCGAGGCCGAAGCTTAGCGTCGGATGAGCCGGACCGGGTACCAATCCGTCGTGATCGTCTCGGGCCAGAGGGATCGGACGTCGGGATCGGCCCAGCCGAGGTCCGGGTCGGGTTCCAGAGTGGCCCGAAGACGCACCTCCCCCGGCCGGTCGAATGTCTCGGGAGGCAACCCGATCACGGGACCAATCGCCAACTCGATCGAGCCGAGGTGTTGGCCGGATTCTTCCTGCTTCGACGTGACGACCACCTGACCGGCACCGGCTCGAACGGCCATGCCTTCGAACTCGATTCTGACGCGGTGAGCCAGGTCGCTGGGCAAGGGGACTTGGATCTGGAGCACCGGCGGATCGCGGACGACGAACTCCCCCGGCAAGTCCAGGAATCGGGGCTCGTCATCATCAGGTGACGAAGGGGCCGAGAGCCGGATGGCCGCGGCAATTGCCTCGCCTTTCGAGGCGTCGGGCATGGTGAACAGGGCATCCGGAGTGAGCTTTGGGTCGAACTCGACTTGAAACGGCACGTGAGGCGGTTCGACCTCCCAGTTCGAGGTGAGCCCGGGTCCGGTTCGTCCGGTCGCCTTGAGGATCAGGCGATGCGGGCCGTTGGTCGGAAAGTCGCCTGGGTCGATGGTGAACGTTGCGCGACCGGCCCCGGCCCGCCAGCCGCTCGGCAATTCGAGGGCGGCCCGCTCGGCGCCGGCGATTCGGTGCGACCATTCCAGGTCGTTGGGGTGGATGCCGGGTCCCTCGTCCTCCAGGAACGGCAGGCCGTAAGTGACTTCAATCGGAATGGGAGTGGTCATGGCTCTCGGGTAGCGGCGTCTTGCCCGCCAGCGGACGTCGAACCCTCGGGTGAGGACGGCTTTTTCCTCCTCCGGGATCAGGTCGTCGTTCGCCCAGACGATCGCCAGGGCGCGACCAGCGGCCGATCGGATTTCGGGGGTCTGCCCCTCGGCCAGCAGGCGGAAGAACTCGATGAGGCCGGGGCGCCCGTGCTCGGCGGCAGCGACAATCTCCTCCGGAGTTACATTCGGCTCTGCCAGGCGATCGACCGCCTTGCGTGCCCGGCTGGCCATCAAGAGGCGACGGCCGCCGCCGATCAGGACGATCGAGCCAAGCACAAACAGGACGGTTGTCCTCGGGTCGGCCAGCCAGCCCCAGTTTCGTCCTCCCTCCGCCTCAGCCGCTTGCTGTGCGAGCACGAAGACGGCGTCGATCATCGGTGGTCCCATTTGCCGCGTACTCCGAAACCCGAGATGCCGAAGATCGTTTCGCCTCGCCTCCGCGCCGAGGTGTTGATGTTCATTGTAGAGTGCTCCGGCTGCGATCGGCAGCCCGAGCCGCTGTTCACCACCTCCACGAAGAAACGCTCATCAAATCCGTCCGAGTCGGACGGTGTCGTCGATCTCCTCGGGGGTTGGAAAGCGGAAGTCCTCGTGGCCGATCACCAATCCTGCGGCGGCTGCGGCCCGCTGTGCGGCGTGTTCGATGAGGCCGGCCTCGACCGGCCCCCCTTGCCAGCCGGCGTCGAGCAAGGTGGTGAGCAGAGTCGAGGCGTACGACTCTCCGGCCCGGTTCGTGTCTCGGGGGGGATGATCACGGGGGAAGGCCGGTTCGTGATGTTCTCGAAGGGCACCGGACGGGTCGCGGAAGCGAATGATCCCGCCGTTCGGGCCGTCGGAAATCGAGAGGATCGGGATGATCTGGGCAACCGCCTCCCGATCGGCCAGCGCCTCCCACTCCTGCCGGTTGCAGCAGAGCAGTTCCAACCGATCGGCAAATGCGAGAAGCGGAGGCTCGCGGTCCGTCATGTTCTTCAAGGTCGGGGCAAAGACCCTGACTCGGGCCGACACCGTTTCCAGGGCTGATCGGATGAGCTGGTTTGTCAAGGAGGCGACGACCAGGACGTCGAAACCCCAGTCCACTGGCCCCGGATATTCGGAGAGCGAGGCGTGGCACCCTCGGAAGCCGACCGGGAGCTTGTCACCGTGTGGGCCGCTGGAGATTAAGAGGGTCCAGTCGGCCTGAGTGTCGGGAACTCGGATTGGATGATGCTCGATTCCCTGTTCCGCCAGCATCGACGCGATCCGGGCAGAGGTCGGGTCGGATTCCGGGCCGAGGGCACTGACCAGGAGCCCGCCCAGCGCTGCGGCGAAGCCGGCACCCATCCCGCCGAGGTCATCCTGCCAGTTCAATCCCTTGACGGAGTGATACCAAACACCCCGGTTTGGCAGGAGCAGGCGATCTAGCTCGATTCCGCTTCCCGGGCACTCCGGCCAGTCATCCGGCAGATCGATGAAGAGAGAGCCTCCGTCAGGATCCTCGAGCCTCAGCGAAGCCTCCCGTTGATCCTCGACGAGCCAACGGCCTCCCACGCTCAGATCGAGCGGCCCGGCGTCCCACTCGGGAGGCAGGAGCGGGCGATCGACCCGGAGCACGCGATCGAGGTAGGCGGGACCGAACACAAGCACGCGACGGGACATCAGAACGGCACCTCGGTTGCGAAGCTCTCCAGGCCGATCCGGGCGCGAACCGATCGCCAGGTCGGGGCCTCTCTTGCTATCATCTCACGAGAACCTCACCCAGGGAACGAGATCGAAGGACGGAAAGACGTGTCAGACGTGCTCGAAGGGGCCGCCCCCGAGGACCTGGAGCACCCGGTTGATAATGCGCCGGTGCGGTCCTTTGCCCACAATGGAATGACAATCGAAGGCTACTCG contains:
- a CDS encoding DUF2254 domain-containing protein, producing the protein MKTPSNLLSSLWNSLRTSLWFVPSLIVLSMIVLAIVLVYGIGTLGESFVDRFPKTFGAGADGARGLLTAVASSMITVAGVTFSITIVVLSQTASQYSPRILPNFMRDRFNQAVLGTFVGIFAYCLVVVRTIRGGEDEFVPSLAVLVSVVLALIGVGVLIAFIHHIIASIQSGQIIADAAQETLHAIDHLFPEPLGEPLPEDRDPAIPRFLGSTAWLPIPARSSGYLCRVDSKPLMELAERLKAVIRMEYAPGDFCVVGMPLVSIASGPATGHPKGDVENRQAILDMVEGEDQDDEAKLRQIARELDALYSFGRNRTVGQDVGFGIQQLVDIALKALSPGVNETTTAVTCIHHLTLINSRLASRKIETRQRAKDGCLRVIAQKPTFESMLSLSFEEIRRNAAGNVSILEELFVAMKTIGVFARDNDRRRTVLAHVIAIAELADQSVSAPSDRAGMEPRIRQVLESLGDPNAGSWTMGDGPSNDGAS
- a CDS encoding Uma2 family endonuclease is translated as MATETRPRLITVEQFLKMDLGDGQYELVRGEILEVTSPSPGQGFVCANVTSLLSKYGRDTGFGDVLSHDTVVLTEPNPDTVRGGDVLIPRDKRWPRTQVVGTKFPPVVPDLDVEVDSPNDRPGTLGEKLSEYLNAGVPMIWVLHPERRTLRIDRADDPVPQIRGPDDTVENIPELPGFRCGVAEFFV
- the pdxA gene encoding 4-hydroxythreonine-4-phosphate dehydrogenase PdxA; its protein translation is MRNAEDLTLADDRPLVALTMGDVAGVGPEVIARAWPDSPLRALARPVVIGCAEALQRAVVSCSLDLEVRRVDRPESAEPTDQIIPCLEVPGVDVLDVPLGKVDARAGRAAYEFLITAIDLALAGRVDAITTMPLNKESLHAGGVPYPGHTEILADRCRVPRHAMMLYLPPREGSREGLGVIHVTLHVPLRKVFDLLTVDRVVETIVLASESMRPLLDGRVPRVAVAGLNPHAGEHGLFGDEEIRIIGPAVTRASAEGVSVEGPIAADTLFARALDGEFDAVVAMYHDQGHVALKTIGFDQAVNITLGLPIVRTSVAHGTAFDIAGMGIVRTDSLIAAVRVAGQLARPKLSVG
- a CDS encoding TIGR03960 family B12-binding radical SAM protein — translated: MLNTPLKDLVTSRILPNVQMPAQYLGGELHSVRKDHRRCRGSVCIAFPDTYAMGMSHHGLQVLYSIMNAAGWACERAFTPLPDFEAALRNHGVPLYGLETFTPLNRFDVLGFTLQYEISYSNILTMLDLGGIPLHAEDRGPDDTLVIAGGPGAQNPEVISPFIDLFVLGDGEPSLPFVSEQWKAMQGSGLSRAEKLARIASTVDWAYVPRFYEPIYNEDGIQIDTVRTRDDVPDSIRQCVETDLDASPLPTSPVVPFVETAHDRIAIEIMRGCPWQCRFCQSTTIKRPLRYRSVETIVNAALETYKNTGYDEISLLSLSTSDYPKFEELVTRMSEVFTPLGVKISLPSLRITEMLKKIPALLQEGRRSGLTLAPEVARDDMREQIRKPVKNQDLYDGCREAFRRGWRKVKLYFMCGLPGERPVDLDGIVEMAEIISRIGKEETGRYVEVTASVSNFVPKSATPYQWNGMQRREYFEWAHKYLRSKVSMRSVKIKCHDIDTSMLEGVLTRGDRRLAPALEEAWRRGARLDAWREHFNPQLWWQTFDDLGIDLDFYVHRTRGVDEVLPWDLIRIKKGRDYLAKEQGRSVVQLDAMAGAV
- a CDS encoding sugar kinase, coding for MSRRVLVFGPAYLDRVLRVDRPLLPPEWDAGPLDLSVGGRWLVEDQREASLRLEDPDGGSLFIDLPDDWPECPGSGIELDRLLLPNRGVWYHSVKGLNWQDDLGGMGAGFAAALGGLLVSALGPESDPTSARIASMLAEQGIEHHPIRVPDTQADWTLLISSGPHGDKLPVGFRGCHASLSEYPGPVDWGFDVLVVASLTNQLIRSALETVSARVRVFAPTLKNMTDREPPLLAFADRLELLCCNRQEWEALADREAVAQIIPILSISDGPNGGIIRFRDPSGALREHHEPAFPRDHPPRDTNRAGESYASTLLTTLLDAGWQGGPVEAGLIEHAAQRAAAAAGLVIGHEDFRFPTPEEIDDTVRLGRI